Part of the Colius striatus isolate bColStr4 chromosome 4, bColStr4.1.hap1, whole genome shotgun sequence genome, ATCTCTATGTAAACTATACTGGCCAACAGCAGCAAACAGCTACCACTGGCGAGCccgagaaaggagagaaaagccacAAAGTACCTACACCCTCTCAGTAGTGGGTGGCTATAAGCATGTGGAAAGCAGAGCAAACACCCTGTCAGAAATGCCTATGCCATCTCTAAGAAACTGTTAAGGGCATTTAAGATGGTAGTTAGGCACAGTTCTGCCTATTGATATCATTACATTCCCAAAGTATTTGGCTCTAATTTGGGGACTGTTATTTATCCACATGCATCAGGGTGTGTGCACAGATACACAGCCCTCCCTCCCAAAGTGAGTTTCTAGTATTCCCAAATGTTACACAGGCTCCCCATTCGGTTCATGATCCAGTCAGTTCATGATCCAGTACATGACCATGTTCTAACGCCTTAGGAACTGCAGTGAGGTCCTTGTCACCACCAACAGCTCACCCTTCTGCCAAGCCCATCTGGAATTTTAGGATGTTTTTTACTTGTTTCAGAAGATCTGTCTAATAAGTTTCAGGAGACATTAAAACTAccaaaaaaaacaggaaagtcTTTAATATAACAGAAAATGTTCAGTAATCTAAGGTCAGCAGTTGTTATTGATCACCACACAGTCGTATTtggaaaaataacacagagatCAAAAACTAGAAATTTAGTTCTTTCAGAGCAGTTTTGTACAGAACAAACTCATTTAATTTTGAAAGCACCATGAAGTGACACTACATATCAGCAAGCACAAAAAACAAGGACATTGTGGGACTTTACCATGTAAACTACACCTTGAATACCACTAAGGTAGATTTACACTGCAGGCTCGAGCACAGCACAGAGGTACTCAAACCTACTCAGGTATTATTTGCCACTCAGCTCTGCATGCAATGTAGACATACCCTACATGTCTGTATATATCTCATTATGAATTAGCTGAGCTCTGCAGTAAAATATTTAGGCCCTCATTCTGCACCATGAAAATCAACAATcattttttccatcagtttCAGAAAGTGCAGGGTCAGGCTTGTAATCACAAACATACTTCTACTAACAAAAGATTTGTTTCTAACAAAGTTGTGTCAAGTTCAAACAGGAGCTTCGAGAGCATGCAGATTTCTTACAAATGCTTAAAAAGACTGTTTCAGAATCTTtcttatatatacacacacaagtCCATCTGTCACAGACAGGCAATGTAATTCAGAATCATGAGCTTGCTCTAGTTTTTGGTAGTGTCCTGCACACTTctgataattaaaaaataaaaaaaatagttgccACAACAGATTTCTGACCATTCCAGCTTGTGCATGGATATGatctcttcttgctgcatccagTACGTGAAGTTTCACAGTTGCTTCTCAAATGCAAATACCAAGTAAAtacctaaaaaagaaaatgggaataAAGTTTCAACTTCCTCTGTGACTCACTTaagttttgaaaatgtaaatagGTTGATACTCTGCCCAAACAACCTGTTAGCAGACTActgaagttattaaaaaatgcCATGGTTTCCCAATGAGTAAATCTGGCACTCAATTCCAGCATGGCTTTAGACATGTTTTCACAATCGAGCTAAGAAtgcacaaaagcaaaacattttaaatgctgcTGATATGAGTTAATGCAACACTAACTTTAGTTAATGATATCACTGAAATGTGAATGGAATTCATAAATTACTATGCCATTCTACACGATTAATATTCACTGGTGCATAAAAAGTCATATGCAACTAAGTTTAAAGATTCTTCCACAAATGTAGTAATGGATAATTAGGAGTGAAATTATcaacttcatttttaatttaaatgtgaataaaatgtggtacaaaaatagtaattttgttcttttaaattatCACAAGGAAAAAATGATGGCATCTTCTCAGCTCCAGAACAGTAATGATTCTAGAAATGGATACTGCTACATTCCACACCAGCACACTTGGGAAACTCTTATCTGGCATATACTCAATGCCAGCTACATCTGATGTTCTTGTGCTTCATTTGAGACAGACAAGTTAAATCAGTTTCTTGAGACCATGAGTCTAATTAAACATTTAGGGATTTTCATTTAAActctaattttattttagtgGATGAGGTGCCACAGGTACACTGCAAATCTTTCAAGACAAACCTATCATACTTTCCTCAGCAATAAAACAAAGTGGCGTTTCATGTAACGAGTAAGCTGTACTTATACCCTAACAATCAGAACTTCTGTACTCCAAATCCCTCTGAAAAACTAGACTTAGAAATCAGAGTTATCATTGAACTGTTAAAGGTAGAAAAAGCCCCTCTCGATTAATGTAATAGTTTACATAACACTTCTACATCGCTGGAATGAATGTctacttaaaataaaataaatagctttaaaataaataagaactTAAGAACACAAAgagcttaaatatttttttcattcatgaaTCAACCAGTATTTTTGTTAACCAGTAGAATGGTCTGCAAAAATGCAAATGCTGGTTGGCTCGTTACACAGAAATCATTGGGTCATtatggaagagacctttaagatcaccgaatccaaccactaacctcacactgccaagtccatcactaaactaaaccatatccctcagcacctcatctgtgtgttttttgaatgtttccagggatgctCACTCTTAatatctccctgggcagtccgTTCCAAtcaactctctcagtgaaaaagttcttcctaatgtcgaGTCTAAATCTCCAATGGTGAACTTTAGACAATTTTCTCATGTCCTATCACCCATTACTAGAGAGATTGATCCtcatctcactacaactcccttcaGGCTtctttgcccatctctggacgtGCCCCAGAGCACGTCAAcatccttgtagtgaggggcccagaatacacagtattcgaggtatAGCCCCAGTGGCGTCAAGTATACAGGaataatcactgccctggtcctgctggtcacactatttctgatacaagccaggatgccattggccctcttggccacctaggcacactgctgtctcatgttcagctggctgtccaTTAAgaccctcaggtccttttctgcagggcagctttccagccactctgccccaagcctgtagcgttgcctgaggttgttgtggcccaagtgcaagactcagcacttggccttgttaaacctcatacaactggccttGGCTCatcgctccagcctgtccaggtccctctgaagagccttcctgtcctccagCAGATCTATGCActtgcccagcttggtgtcatctgcaaatttcttgagggtgcacttgatcccctcattCAGATCAccaataaagatgttaaacagaacaggccccaacactgagccctgaagAACAacactggtgactggctgccaaaTGAATTTAACTTAATTCCCCACCATTCTCTGGATCCATCTACCcagccagtttttcacccatctcagagtaggtccatccaaggcGTGGGCAGCTAGTTTCTCCACAAGGATGCTGTGGtgggagatcagattggtcaaacaggacctgctcTTCATAAAGTCATGCTGACTGGAACTGAACCtttggttgtcctgtatgtgcctcacaatggcgctcaggataatctgttccataaccttccctggcatcaaggtcaggctgagaggcctgtagttcccaggatcttccttccagcttttcttgtagatgggggtcacatttgccatccatCAGTCAGCTGGGACCTTgctggtgagccaggactgctcgtagatgatggagagtggctcagtGTGCACTTTACCAGTTCtctcagcaccctcaggtggATCTCAACTCTCCCCATGGACTCGTGTGAGTAATGATaaagcagcaggtcacacaccatttccccttgcaCTAAGGGGACCTCACTCTGTCCCCTGGACCTGTACTTCAGATCAAGTGGCAAAGTGCCCAGAGAACAGATGGTTTTACCATTGAACACTGAGGCAAGAAGGCATTAAATTATCTATACACAGGCATCTGAATAACAGAAATAATAACATTTTGTTGTATCTAAaattttgattttcttccatAACCAACAGACTGTTTCACACACTTTCCACAGCAGTCATTCAGTCAATACTGAGTTTTCCTAACAATACTTACTTGTTGCTTCCCATTCAGATTTACTCAAAGTTCCCTAGAAGgggacaaaacaaacaaaaagtttcaacaaaaaatgaggaaacaatAAAACACTGATTTAATTTAGGATTACCAACCTTTCACAGACCAACTTTGAATCACTCACACTGGCTGACTATTTAAGGATAAGAAAAGCTTTACTGTGGACCACAGCTCCAATAACTAGGACCATAGGGAACTGGAACACCTCAGACAACAGAACACACCAGTGGACCCAAAGTCTGTTGTGCTGGATCCCTTACCACACACAACAGCGGGACCTGACCTGGCTCAAGCTGCTCTGCAACCCAAGATGCCCAGCATTTGTGCAGAAGTCAAGCAGAGGCTTTGTATCATGGTGCCGCTGCCTTCCCCAGGAACGCTGCCTGCCTCCACCTGACACCTCCCTGCAGCTAACAAAAACTGTTTGCAAAGAGAGAAACTCCAACCCAGCTAACACACTCTGAAAAAACAGCCTGCCTTGCAGCCTAGGGAACCTGCCCCTAGTTCAGACTTTTGGAAGAACTTTTGCAGCAACTGCACAAGTAAAGAGCTGCTGCTATTTACCCTACCTAAGAAGCATGAGGTAACACCATCAAGCTGGTTTTCTGCCCTGCCAACTCCATCCCCTTCCAGTGAGTCCTCACTAGCCCATAGGCTACTCCCTGACCAGTCCTGAACAAATGATTCTTCTTTCAAAATGTAAGTAAACAAAGGTTTGTTGAAGCAGATTTCTTCTCTGCCAGGTGGCAGAGCACCTGACAAAAGAGGTCTTCAGTCTGACTTGACCATTCTCAAGTTCTTAAGCttgaagcatttttctttttaaaattttacacttcaaacacagagagtgggtttcttttccctcttgatgcaggattttaaaatataaagtaaaagGAATACATCTTCAAGAATTCAGAACGTGAACAGtagatgattaaaaaaagaaaaatccaaacagaaatTCAAGCTAACCATCCTCATGCTATTTCTATGATGATGAAATATGATGGCACATattagtatcatagaatcatggaatggtagggttggaagggtcctttagagatcatctagtccaacccccctgcagaagcaggttcacctagatcaggtcacataggaacacttccaggtgggtcttgaagacctccaaggaaggagattccacaaccccctgggcagtctgttccactgctcccccaccctcacagtgaaaaatcaGTAACTGCAAACTTTATTGAAACTACATTTGCTCAGACTAGCctccagttttgtttctctctcgtCAAAGAGCCTCAACATataaaaaaagtctgaaagacACAACATTGCTTATTAGGAATCATTCAGCATGAACAGCTGGGTTAAACCAAGCCTTTGCAAGATTTTCATGCAGTCTAACTCCCAAAATGCAAGGACCGAAGAAATACAGCTATATGCTACCCCAAATAGCCAGCCTGGTTACAGATGGAGAGGCAATAGCCAAACAGCAACAGTTCCTAAGGAAACACGACAGCAGATATTGCCTGTCCTCCTGCTCACTTCCTAGAAACAGTAGCTGTGCAGGTTCCTGTCCATCATGAACGTAACTCTGAGACCAATACAGAAGAATGAGTGACTGGAAGAGGTCCAGCTGCAGACAACTCCAACATTGCTAggacaacagaagaaagaaaaatcctttaTAAAAACATGAGGAAGACAGCAACCTGAGAAAGGTAGCATGTGCATTAGCAGACAGGACTAGAAGCAACATATTTAATTGGACCACTGATCTAAAATGTAATATGACTTCCATTAAAGATGGTTTCCATTaaagaaagtttcttttcaCTCCAGAATATGAACAGAATATCATATTTAATAAAATCAAGGGCAGAAGTATATGGATTTAGTTTTATGCGTGTAGGACTAATCCAATTGTAGGAGCTCTGTTAAAAAGAAGGTacatgagatttttaaaaatagcatttacAGAATTTCAATAAAATGAGCAGAGAAGGGAGCTGGATCTTCTTCATCCAAAAAGACAATGCAAAACCAGTGTTTAAGATTCAAATCCATCCAAGTTTCAACTCTCCTgtgagagaattaaaaaaagaaaactaaagctTTAAATTGGTAGTGTGAAGATCCAGAAACTTCAGAAAATTCTTCAAGTTCAGAAGAATTATATTAGAACAGCTGTCAAGGAAGATGGCAAAatatcctttcccttttctattGCTACTGTTTCTTAATAGCTACCAAATTAGACAAATTTCATTCCTTGAGTAGGGGGGATAAACTAGATGaactccttggtcctgctgctCTACGATTTCTCACATGCAGAGATACGTCAATTTCAAAGGCACCAAATGTCTGAAATTTTAGACACCATTTGCTCTAGTGGAGTAAGAAGGAACTTACCAATGGTAACTTCGCTTTGCCATCTTTGATGAATTCTTTTGCATGCTCATAATCATCAGGTTTATCAGAAACAAGCCTGGAATCACCAAATGTAGAATATGGCTGGAGAACATAGGAAAgtaagagaaaatattaattgtGTATTAACATACATTAATCATATCTGTCAAAGGTTTGTCAAAATATAGCCCAGAACAGATATCAGTAATTATTAAGAGAATCTTAAATTTAGGTCTGTCCTTCATAGCATTTACAAGATCAGATCTGATATTCCCTGCTTCCCAGAAAATCCAACATTCACGATTTGTAAATTaactcagaatcacagaatcatttggttggaaaagacctttaaggtcaagttcaaccactaacctaacattaCCACATCcaccattaaaccatgtccctaagtgccacattTACATGGctttaaatacctccagagacggtgactccaccacttccccaggcagcccattccaacgcttcacaacccttttggtgaagattTTCCTCCTAGTATCTAAACCTCCCCATgcacaacttgaagccatttcttGTTGTGCTATTGCTTGCTACCTGGGAGAAGAAATCAACAACCACCTTGCTACTACTTCCCTAGTCCTGCTGCTGACcacagtatttctgatacaggcaaGGATGCCactggtcttcttggccacctgggcacaccaTTGGCACATGTTTAGCTGGCAGTTAATTAACACTCacaagtccttttctgcaggacagctttccagtcactctgccccaagcctgtagcactgtctggggttgttgtggcccaagtgcacgacaccttgctgaacctcatacATATTGCTCTTgacccatcactccagcctgtgcaggtccctctgaaaagccttcctgccttcaagcagatcaacactcccacttagcttggtgtcatctccaaacttactgagggtccACTCAATTCCCTCATCCAACTTTTATCCTTGTTtccaaaacaaaggaaattgcTATAAAACTTATTCTGCGCATACAGCTCATTAGGACTATTACCTACATATGCCCTCTTTTAGAACAGCAACTGAACAAATCAGCATCTCTTAAGCAGAAGTACTAAGAAATGAACAACCATAGGACTTCAAAGAGAATGCTTAAAATGCTTCAGTAACACACAGGAGCTGTAACAGAAGCATAAAACTCACTCTTCAAAACCAATATATACTTACTAAGGATAAGTATATATTACTGCATAATGATCTGTACTTAATGCAGTCCTCAACTGTAAGTGGACACTAATTTAAGACAATTCTCACTTTTCTAAGAAGGAAGCTGCTATGTCAAAGACTGGGGCACCATGCTACTGGCAATAGGAGCCCATAGAAAGCATCGCTCCTTTCAGAATCAACAACGGTCAAATTGAATGTATGATTCTATCCTAAGTTCACTTGCAGTCCATGTGATTCAGTTACTAAGTCATTAGATACTTGACTTCATAGTTTTATACTGAAAAATTCTACTGTTTGAGGGCTGTGAATAAAACCAAAGCCGTGGAGACAGCATTGAAAAGCTTCTCTGAAGCTGCTAAAGCCATCCAGGATAACAGCTAGAGGATGAAAAATCAAAAACATTGAGTAAAAACATACATAAGTTAAGTTACAGTGAAGTACCACCTTCTTTAAACAGTCTGTCCTTTTAACCCTATGAAGAttactttctgtcttttcaatCAGCATTTCTTGCACAAAGATCAAGCTTTCAGTCTCTCTCTGCTAAGGAAGAAATGGATTACAGCTACCATTGCCTGACAGCAAGCATGATTCTTGCATCTCTGTGTAAAAGAACATATGCAAACACCAATAAACATGTTCTTCTGCTTACTACtcactgaaaattaaaattttcctCAAAATTCCAATTTCTGTCTACAAAATGGAATTGCTCCCCTGATGTGGGTGCCCaagccaggggctgcagggtggcctctgtgaggagaggcaggggCTGTCCTATGCTGGACACAGCTGGTTCCGGTTTGTGGAGGACTATTACCCTACGGGAGGGAGTAATACTGGTATCAGGGGAACAGTATGAGCaggaaggagtggcagaaacAAAGTGTCATAGACTGATCACAACCCCCATTCAccatcctccctgtgctgcagggagaggaaaggaggtaGGAAGGTCAGGAGTGAAGGAATAAAGTTGAGTCTTGGAACAAGCAATGAATGGAGAGAAGGTGAGTTTATGTTTGCCTTTGTTTCTCAGCTTCCCACTCTGGGGTTTGtctttaaataataaattgaTTTCATCTTCCCCAAGTTTAGTCTTTTACGCATGGGAGCAATTGCTAAGCACCTCCCTACTTGTACCTTGACTCACAAGTTGTGGTTTtgatattttctctctcatcctGTTGGGAAGAGTGGGGTGAAAGAGCAGACTGGTGAGTATCTGGAAGCCAGTCAAGGTCAGCCCACCACAGTCGCACTTTCAGACACAAAAGTTTAGATCTTCTATTGGTAGCCCTTAATTAATTGCACAATGTTCACAACAGGAATTCCAATTATTGCACAAATAATTAACAggatgaaaaatactttttaaatgaaacaagtTAACCCTGTATCTACCTCCAAAGCCTGCATTCTTCTTAAGAGCATTTTATGCTCCTCATTCTTGattttttcttcatagaatTCCCGAAATGTCATTTTGTAGACTAATTTCATACCATGCTTCTTTGccattctgtgaaaacaagaaGCTTAATTAGGGAAGCCACAAATTAGTCAAAGGAAAAATTTTAAGCCACAGCGACATCTTATGGTACCAGCTAGGATTACACTCTtataatttggggtttttttagtaagGACATTTAGAGGAAAAACATCACATCACCACCCTGAAAGTCTAAACAGAAGTTATTGCAAACATTTCAAGAGAGAAAAGTGTCTCTTCTCCCAACACACAGAAGTTAGTCTATCTGGATGTCCAGACGGACCTTACTATGTAATTGCCTGCAGTAACATCACATTGCCATGTCAGCTACTATAGTGATATTTAGAGAACCTCTTCCTACTAGACTTAGTGCCTTACACTTCAATTACATGTAGACACTGTGGTCATACACCACTGCAGTTACAGGTGCCAGTGATGGATGTTGGTATTCTTCAGAGAGAACTACAAATGTGGTGTGTGGAAACATACAAGTTTGAAGGGAAAGCTTCATATTAACAACCACACTGAGGTTAATTGCAGGAAAAATCCCAATACAGAAACATTAGTCTGTACCTTCGGAGACAGGCTGGGAAAGGCAAATCTGAATTTGcacaaaagtaaaagcaaaatctATGCTCACAGATGAAGAAGATTTAGAggacgaaaaaaaaaaaaagtcataggAAAAATCTTACAACATCCAAAGAAAGTTGGGGAAGACAAGAAAGAGACACTATGTTGAAGAGGACATACAAGAGGCCTTTCTAAAGGACTGAAGGAAGGTAGAATGAAACCCCCAAAAGAGTTAagattacagaagaaaaagttgaCAGGACTAAAGGTTTGCTAACAGATCCAGCATATCAGATACAGACATTCCCATGTGACACATAGTTTAAGTCTTCACAGCTTCTGACCGAAGCACCTTCAACTGAGTGCAATAGACAGATTAGAGTTGTGGATGGAAATGAAAGAAACCTCTTTAGAGTTGTGGATAGAAATGCAAGAAATCTCTTCATTtttgagcaacaacaaaaaataaagaacttaAAACTATATTAAGCAAAAATCTAATTTTCTGAAAGTATTATGCAATGACACACAAGCTAAACAAATGCTTATTATGTTTCACAGCTAACTTTTTATAATGAATTCAGAATTAACTTACTCTTCCAGTAATGGAAAGTAAACCAAGAACTCAGGGACATCAACTACTTCTTCCAAGTGGAAATCATACTTGCAGCCAAACAAAGGATAGTCTCCCTTCTTCTCAAATTTTACACTGTACACCTCATTCCCAAATGAATTTGTTTCTGAAGCTTCAAGTCGTTTTCTATAAAGCAAGATACAAACAAGCATTAATTGACCAGGTTTTATCTTAACAGGCAGGAAAAACACAGGCGTAAGAGGCCTCAAAGTGTTTCCCCAGTACTACAGCATTCAGTGACCTCTGTAGTTTCCCATCTCCCAAATAAGGCAATGAAGCACTGAACTGAAATGAAGCAGTATACTAGGTTTTAACAGTTTGTCATGACTACACAACATACCAAGGACTAAATGGACCCAGAAAATTAACATTTAGCCCAGACACAGTTTACATGGACTAGCCAGGCACTTGGAACCATCACAGCAAACCCTGATAGTTGTTCCTCAGGCTGTGGCTACTTTGCCACTCTTTAAGTCACTACAGAGGGCTTATGTACGAAGCTCTATATACGAGAAGAGCCATGAGTGCAAAGACAAGAATTAGTACAGATTTACCAGTTTGAGACAAGTTCATGAGTGAGATTTTCCTGGTTAGAATCCAATATTGTTGCAAAAAGCTTGCTTTTGTTTGCACAAACATACCAGACCACTCTAAGGAGGACTGTCACTTAGCAATCCTTCACAGACTTTTGAAAGAGCAACAGAATATGAAAGTACTTACACAAGTTCAAAGCTATTTGGAGTTGTGCCAATGAAATACCCTCCAGGAGAGAGGTTCCCACAAGCATTTTTAAGCATCATGTCAGCTTGTTCATATGTCTCAAATGAGTAATGGTAAACAAACTGACAGCTGCAGATATCAAAGCGCATAGATGGATCATGGTACTTGGTAGACAAGAGATCCTGGAatagattaaaaagaaagaaagaattctaACAAAAGCTCCAGAAACTTACTTATATCTTCTGACAAA contains:
- the RNMT gene encoding mRNA cap guanine-N7 methyltransferase, translated to MTDLTKTEEQEAEKSLTEEVEKTPCTSEADSSIGCEGNSSTSGTVQSTENEKEVDSGNQHGRKRKNLDPEDEPPKKTGEVGHGQAVAAHYNELQEVGLEKRSQSRIFYLRNFNNWTKSVLIGEFIDRVRQKKNDVTVLDLGCGKGGDLLKWKKGRIKKLVCTDIADISVQQCKQRYEDMKARCRYNEHIFDAEFIQADSTKDLLSTKYHDPSMRFDICSCQFVYHYSFETYEQADMMLKNACGNLSPGGYFIGTTPNSFELVKRLEASETNSFGNEVYSVKFEKKGDYPLFGCKYDFHLEEVVDVPEFLVYFPLLEEMAKKHGMKLVYKMTFREFYEEKIKNEEHKMLLRRMQALEPYSTFGDSRLVSDKPDDYEHAKEFIKDGKAKLPLGTLSKSEWEATSIYLVFAFEKQL